The Vitis vinifera cultivar Pinot Noir 40024 chromosome 7, ASM3070453v1 genomic interval cacaagcgttgttttttttatgataaatgtGTTTTCTAAAagtgttgtaaaataaaattttaattttacttataGTCTTTGGTctgtttcatatttttcatatgttttcATAAATGAACTTTCGAGGTAATCGTTTTAAACATGAATATTTTTGAATTCTcgtttaaaagagaaaataaaataaaaattaaaaaataaaaaggaggtGGAGGAGGAAGGAGATGCGAAGCCACCATTTCTTTTTCGCTGTCTTTGTAGcgtggaaaaaaatggaagaagcaAAAAAGCAAAAATGCAAGAATTCAAGGTtgtttaaaagagaaaataaaataaaataaaataaaaaggcgGAGGAGAAAGGAGACGCCACGTCACCATTTCTTTTTTGCTGTCTTTGTAgcgtgaaaaaaaaatggaaaaaaaaatggaaaaatggaaaaatgaaaGCAAGCCCTTTTTTAATGTCAATTTTGGTGATGGTGGCATTCCAATGGGGAAATGGCCGCCGAACTTGTACGCGGTTCTAGAACCGCAACTCCTAACTACCATGTTCTAGAATTTTCTATTCTTCTCCTTCACTTGGTCCAGGTCTACCCTTCAACCCAAACAAACTATTCTCTGAGAGATACTACTCAGCCCAAACTTATGGGCTTGACCCAGCCCCTTCAGGCCTTATGAACGTTCCTAGGCCCTACCCATCACACAGCCCAAGCACATCAAGAGCTGGTCCACACATTGGAAGGTCACTTTTTGCAATAACTGCTCACATATTTTTATGTacattttgaaatatatttttttgaatttaagtattttttttaattatgattatattttttgaggtataagtatttttttttttatgattatctaaaaattataatcaaattaGATTGGAGAATAAGTATGGTGTGGCCGGGTTCAACTATATACTTAGAGAATAAGTCAAGAAATGTGAATCATGTTGTATATTTTcggattttataatttaatatttgatttttatttatttatatcttaatttttgatttattttatttgtaccCTTATTTCatggttttaatttaaaagttctCGATAGATGCTGTTTcatattctattattttctaattcatttatatgtaaattttaaattattaaagagTTTGtgtcaaataatattaaaaatattttttaaaaataactattatttcagaaaaatatttctaagacattattttattttatttttatttttatcctaaACAAAAAGTTAGAGCTCAAGCTCATGTACTGTGTGGCAAATGGGAATAGTaggaaaatgaaatcaaatctaAGAATATGGGTAGTGAATGGCTGTCCTTGTTacacacctctctctctctcttacacCACAACCCCACCAActcctctcttcttcttcttcttcttcttcttcttcttcttcttcttcttcttcttcttccctttttctcTGTTTCTGTCATTCTGTCTGTGTCTTCAATGGCAGCTCTGCAGTCCCTTGCATTCACCTCTCCACTGTCTCACTGTTGCAAGCAATCTCCTCTCTCGGGTACaatcttctttcttctctcttctttccgTCTGCTTTTGGTTTGTCTGCCCATTTACTTCTTTCCATGTTGTGCTTCATTATTCAGCCTTTCACATCTGGGTTTGATTCTTGTTTGGCTGTAGATGGTGTCTCTGCAGAAAATTTAATGTGTTTTGTAGCTTCATGTGAAGACACATTCAATGGcatgaattgggttttttaattttcatgaattGCTTGGATGATTTGTTAGTTTTTCAGACATGGCGTCATCTCTCCTACATTCTATTtctgaaaaaaggaaaaaataatagagAACATTGCTTCATCAGATATGGGGTTTTCCAGATGTTGCCTTGTGAGGAATCAATATCTTTTGGGGTCTATATACCATAAAATTTAAGTACTTCTTGATGTGGAATAGGATTCTGGTTCTTGTAtgacttaaaaacaaagtaGCATCTTCTAAGAATGTATTTAAATGACAATCCATTTTCAGGAAATGTGTTTGAAAATGGTTGTATGTCACCAAATATATTtgttcatttccattttttgtttGCAAAGATAGAAAATAGTTCCTATTTCCATTACAAAGAGGTCCACTGTTTTGCTTGTTTATGTGTTTATACTAGTATATTTTGGAtaaacaaacatatttttttcaattaatgaGGTGTTGTAAGTCTGTAAATGAGACATAAGTACAAACTAGGAGCaattttgtacagtgttgtTGTGTTATTGAAATGGAGGTAATGGCAGAAGTAGTTGAATCTTCTGCATTCTCTAATAATTGTGCAGAAATATATGGATTCGGATTCGGGTGCATGGTGGCTCATTGCCCCATCCAAAAAGCCATTTAGATTGATTGATAATTTGGTAAGGTCGGATAACCAATATGGATGTCGAGACTAGCAGATTCAAAATAGTAGAAAATGATCAGTTAACAATGTTGAATTCAATAGGTGTAATGTTTTGTGTCAAAATGGACAGGCTTGAGTTCTTGGGCTGTTCACAGAAGTGCACATTCATCATTCAATGGCCGGTCTTTGCACCTGCCTCGTCCACAGTGGGCTGCACTCAAACGAAGTTCATCAACATCTGGACTCATTACAATGATGGTCAAACCAACAATTCAATTCATCCAAGGAACTGATGAACAGACAGTACCAGATGTGAGGCTGACCCAATCAAGAGATGGCACAAATGGTATGGCTATATTCAAGTTCGAACAGCCCTCTGTTTTTGACTCATCTGGAGAAGTTGGAGATATCACTGGCTTTTACATGATTGATGAGGAAGGGGTTCTCCAGTCAGTTGATGTAAGTGCCAAGTTCATCAATGGAAAGCCTTCAGGAATTGAAGCAAAGTATGTGATGCGCAGCCCACGAGAGTGGGACAGGTTCATGAGATTCATGGAGCGATATTCAAATGAGAATGGGTTGCAATTCGTCAAAAAATGAGGCAATGTATATCCTTCATTCCATCTTATTCTTCCACTTTCATCTGCCACCAAGTTGggtttctttttataatttagttgAAATTTGAGAAACTTGGTTGATGCCCATTTTTATTTGATGCAACTACTGTATTCTCCATCTATGATAATTCAACAAGCTTCAATGTTTTTGCAAAATGTTTTATACACTTTATGGTCTTTTGTACATGTGGAGTAGAGATGGCTCTTGCCTCAAATACTTGTCTATATAACAAATTAGTTTGATTGAAAGGAAACTGGAGAATACAATATGGCATGTTGGATATAATGCAAATAAGCATGGtacttttctcttcttctttcttgatGCTTCTCCTTATCTATGCTGACAATGCCTGAAGCCTCATAGCAGAAATAGGGATATTCGACCTTATTAAGCCCATTTGCTTACTTCAAAAGATGGAAGAGGAAATCTTCTACTTTAAAGAGAAATTACATCAAGTAGCAAAAGCTCCAAACAATATCCGTGACaataaatttttgtctttattggaTGATAAAAAGGGTTAGTTTTTTATCACTTGTCCCTCAGAGGCAAGGTACAAACAGTAACACTACTCATAAAATCTTCATGAACATCATTCCCCAAGTGAGTAACAATAGGGAAAGCTGGAACAATTACAACTATTATGCTAAGACAACTGCTACAACTACTAAATTGCCACTACTTTGCCCAAGTCACGGAAATTGGGCTTCTAACCTTATAAGAAGTATGGTGAGAATGCACCCATGTCAAATGCCCTTGTGCAAACCTGGTCTTCTCCTCCCCTGTTCTCTTCCTTGATATAAACCAAACTCTGTAACTCAAGCTTTGATTTATGTGCTTGAATATCAGATGATGGGGTTTAACTCTCACTTTGACTCCCTCAGGTGCCACTACTTCCACTGAGTAAATGGAATTAGGGACCCCCACATTTGTCAATCGTCTTTTAATCATCCTACTCATCATTCCATGCCTGAAAATGACAGAAATAGAGGGGTAATTAAGGCTGAATCCCTTGTTTTTCTGCACGAGTTCATGGCAGCTGACATTCCTGTGTGTAATAGCAGAGATTTCTGATCTTGTGTATCCTAGAGTGCATAGATGAGTGATATACTCATCTGGCTTGATGTCATATATCAATCCCGGATCAATGGCTTTCTCAGGGTTCACCTGTCCAGCTCCCATGGCAAAGACTCCTGCAGGTTTGTTACTATCCATGATTGGCTTTCCTGTATGATCGGTTACATCTGCAGTTGTGATCATTGCAGATTTAATTGCAGCTGGGGTCCATGTGGGGTTAGCCGAGTGGATGAGAGCCGCAATTCCACTGATGTGGGGACAAGCCATTGAAGTCCCCGACATGACAGTGAAGTTCACTCTTCTAGAATCTTCAGGAAGGCCAGAGGGACCCAGGTTTTGAGGCCAGGCAGCAATGATGTTCACCCCAGGAGCAATGATATCAGGTTTGAGTATGGTAGGGTTGGTTAAGCTTGGTCCTCTGGAAGAAAATTGAGCTACTGCTGGTGCTCTGGATTTCCCAATCACGGTCCCTCCAAACTCAATTCTAGCTGTGGGTGTTCTTGAGGAgttcatgtaactcttcaaCTGAACTGATTCTGCAAAACCAATCAAACTTGCTGGTAGGACATGTGCATCAACTGAATCCTCCTCTAGATTAATATCTGTATTTGCTAAAATCATTGCAGCACCACCAGCTTCCTTCACAGCTTCACCTTTTTCTGCCCTTCCGTTGACACCCCGGTCACAGACCACCATCTTCCCAAGAACTTTTGCTCTGGGTAGAGACCCTTTGAAGCAAAACTCACTTCCTGAGTCTCCTCCTGTCACATAAACCAGCTCAAGCTCCTTTCCAGCATATGGGTTGTGTTTCCCAGGGTACATTGATTCTCCGTAGAGTCTTTTCCCATTACCCATTCGAACTATAGCTGGAAATCTCCGGTCAAGTGTGCTTGCCCCAACGGTTGTAATCCAAGGTGCCTCATTGGCAACAGAGCTTTGGATTGGACCATTGTTTCCTGCTGCACATATGACTGAAATTCCATGCTCCATTGCTCGGAAACTGCCAATGGCTATGCTGTCATCAAACAGTGGTATTGGAAAGCCACCAAGAGACAGCGAAAGGATGTCAACCCCATCTCTAATGGCGACATCCATTGCAGCTAAGATATCAGAGCTGTAACAGCCACTGAACCAGCACACTTTGTAAATGGCAATGTGGGCACGTGGGGCCATCCCCTGAGCCACACCAGCTCCATTACCGAGCACGCTCGCCATGGGAACTGAAGCTCCCCCGGCCGTTGATGATGTGTGAGTCCCATGCCCATGAGAATCCCGGGCCGACACATACTCCACGACAGTGTCTGAGGATGGCGATATTGAAGCCACACGGTGGCCTTTGCTGAAGAACCTGGCACCAATGAGTTTCCTGTTGCAGTTCGAAGAGTTGAAGTCCTGTCCTTCCTGGCAAACCCCTCTCCATTTCTTTGGAACCGGAGGCATCCCATGATCACTGAAGCTTGGACTTTCAGGCCAAACTCCAGTATCAAGCACTCCAACAATGGTTCCATGCCCGAATCCAGACTGAAACCAACCACCTCTGCTTGCAGGGCTGAGTCCTAAGAACTTGTAAGAGTAAGTAGTGTGAAGTTGGAGCCTTGTGTCTGGCCTAACCGCTATAACTTCACCCAACTTTCTCAAGGACTCGAGCTCGGTTTCAGATAGCTGAGCTGCAAAGCCTTCCATTGCAGAATGATACGAGTATAGAAGGCGAGAAGACGGGTCATCCTCTGAGAACATGATGCGTTCAAGAAAGGAAAGATGCCACTGAACCTTAGAGCTGAAAGAAGAAGCAGTGGCCCCATGTGGGTGCAGCTGAATAATATATGTTTGTAGAGATTGAGCATGGACAAAAACCAAGAAGAGAAAGAGGACAGAAAACAAGAGCTGAGCTTTGGCTTCCATGGAGGAATGAGAACACAAGGGAAGTGCTTGGAGTTGGATGCATGCTTTGGAGAAAAGTTAGTGGGGGGTATTTGAAGGAGTTGCAGAGAATTCAAAAGAGGGTAAGAGGAGGGATATCGGAGGAGTGAGAGAGACGAGGAAACTCGTGAAAATGAAGAGCTCAACGTCACGAGGATCCTTTGTTTGAGGAGGAGCTGAAGAGAGCTTGGGCTCTAGCTTCCTTCACGAGATGTTATGCTTGATTTTAATACAATTCCATTGGCTTTCAAAGAACATGCAGGCGCGCTAGGATTCACATCCCCTGAATCTTTGTTTCTGGGTTTGGTTTTTCCATTTTGGAATGTTCAcgaaatcaaacaaaaaaacaaaaacaattttgggGTTTGGAGTAATTGGATGTGGGTGTGGTAGAAACACGATTGGGGGTGTGTGGGTTTGTTGACAAAGGATTGATACTGGGGACTCATTAATTGCTTGTACTGTTTCATTGGGTACACTACATTGACTTGGCCAGGCTCCACTGGCCTATGTTCTTCATATCTCACCCCTTTGATATATATAAGTATTGTTCAAATATCTAATTTCATATGAAATGGAGAGTAATTTAAGGTATGTTTCATCAAGTTTCTCGATATTAGTTGAGCCAATgttctgaaatatttttaatttactttttatatttttaaaagatacatttaaaatcaataaattattttaaatttatttaacttattttaattctttaatataaacattaaatatttttaaaatatgtaaatatttaattaaatttaattatatttgttttttttttatattttttaaagaaacaatttttttctttccttgaatacTTTCAcagaatcaaatattaaaagaaaaatgtgaaaaaaggaaaaaaagaaatttcaaattcattccattTAATTAATgagagaattatcttttggggtagatggacccccaaattaacaaaaggtctatataactcttcaaattgagttgaaggatatgaaatagtaacggacaaatataccctttaagaatacatataaaatattttataaaattaagttaaataattttttttcaattatttttttttcaaaaatactaaattaaataaaagtagttttcaaaaatattaaattaaataatttttttttcaaaaatattaaattaaaattttttttttcaaaaatattaaattaaattaaagtattttaaaaaaatattaaattaatttttttttcaaaaatattaaattaaattaaagtatttaaaaaaaatattaaattaaatatttttttaaatattaaattaaataaatttattttaaaaaaatattaaattaaatcaaaaatattaaattaaataaaagtatttttcaaaaatattaatttttttctcaaaatcaacaaagggcatttttgaaaatattaaaggatgatatccttaaactcaattttcatactttcattgggtcttgagctcaatttgaagagttacatggaccttttgttaatttggggacCCATCaaccccaaaacataattctcccttaatTAATTGTAACTATATTtgctttattttcatatttttaataattatgaaatatgaagaaaaaaaagtcattttattcatcaaatttttttcttttttttaatggaatcTCAACATTAGAAAAGTAACAACATATTGCCTTAACTTTAGAAGATGCATTAAGTTAGTATttacctaaaataaaaaataaaaaagattgacATGAAGATTTGTACTTCATAAGTTTTATGATATAGcaaaattatgtatttattattttatctcaaAATTATTCATTGAAAACTAatgtttttaattgaatatGTTCATAGGCTTCAAACTGATTCATCACAGAAACAAGCAGGTGATCAATTGGGGTACTCATAACACCTGTTGACAGAAAAATTGAATCTTGGCAGCATCAAGCCATGGTTGACTAACTTACTAGTTACTACCATTACCTCTGCTGCTACACAGCCACTGAGCAATGAAAATTTGACTATCAATAAAGCTTTGATAACTCAATATTGCTTCCTGTATACTTGACTGGGATAAGAGCATTCCGTACATGAAATGATGAAAGAAATCTCAACTATGCAGCAGTACATGTGTTGAAtgcattacaaaaaaaataatgaacaaaATACATAAGGCGAGAAACAAAAAtcctataagaaaatatattagaagCAGAAAATATGTTTCTATGCTTTTGAGTTTAGACAAGGTTGGGGGGCTTCACAACCTGGTAAGTTCACTTGTATGGGTGAGTTCATACCTGCCTTCTAGC includes:
- the LOC100260011 gene encoding photosystem II reaction center PSB28 protein, chloroplastic translates to MGSEWLSLLHTSLSLLHHNPTNSSLLLLLLLLLLLLLLLLLPFFSVSVILSVSSMAALQSLAFTSPLSHCCKQSPLSGLSSWAVHRSAHSSFNGRSLHLPRPQWAALKRSSSTSGLITMMVKPTIQFIQGTDEQTVPDVRLTQSRDGTNGMAIFKFEQPSVFDSSGEVGDITGFYMIDEEGVLQSVDVSAKFINGKPSGIEAKYVMRSPREWDRFMRFMERYSNENGLQFVKK
- the LOC100265217 gene encoding subtilisin-like protease SBT1.2, whose translation is MEAKAQLLFSVLFLFLVFVHAQSLQTYIIQLHPHGATASSFSSKVQWHLSFLERIMFSEDDPSSRLLYSYHSAMEGFAAQLSETELESLRKLGEVIAVRPDTRLQLHTTYSYKFLGLSPASRGGWFQSGFGHGTIVGVLDTGVWPESPSFSDHGMPPVPKKWRGVCQEGQDFNSSNCNRKLIGARFFSKGHRVASISPSSDTVVEYVSARDSHGHGTHTSSTAGGASVPMASVLGNGAGVAQGMAPRAHIAIYKVCWFSGCYSSDILAAMDVAIRDGVDILSLSLGGFPIPLFDDSIAIGSFRAMEHGISVICAAGNNGPIQSSVANEAPWITTVGASTLDRRFPAIVRMGNGKRLYGESMYPGKHNPYAGKELELVYVTGGDSGSEFCFKGSLPRAKVLGKMVVCDRGVNGRAEKGEAVKEAGGAAMILANTDINLEEDSVDAHVLPASLIGFAESVQLKSYMNSSRTPTARIEFGGTVIGKSRAPAVAQFSSRGPSLTNPTILKPDIIAPGVNIIAAWPQNLGPSGLPEDSRRVNFTVMSGTSMACPHISGIAALIHSANPTWTPAAIKSAMITTADVTDHTGKPIMDSNKPAGVFAMGAGQVNPEKAIDPGLIYDIKPDEYITHLCTLGYTRSEISAITHRNVSCHELVQKNKGFSLNYPSISVIFRHGMMSRMIKRRLTNVGVPNSIYSVEVVAPEGVKVRVKPHHLIFKHINQSLSYRVWFISRKRTGEEKTRFAQGHLTWVHSHHTSYKVRSPISVTWAK